The following proteins are encoded in a genomic region of Leptospirales bacterium:
- a CDS encoding riboflavin synthase, producing MFTGIIEATAELRTMRHSDANLILSLYSEIADSFRVDESVCHNGVCLTVENVDFATRLYQATAIEETLQRSMLGDLKIGDRLNLERSLRVDARLDGHFVQGHVDAVGVVRQVADRRGSFEIWIEYPRQYQELVVEKGSIAINGVSLTIAHLDDDEARLAVDIIPHTWQKTNAASWQAGRRVNLEFDVLGKYAARQIRVASARV from the coding sequence ATGTTTACCGGCATCATTGAGGCAACGGCCGAGCTGCGAACAATGCGCCACAGCGATGCAAATTTGATCCTCAGCCTGTACAGCGAAATCGCCGATTCCTTTCGAGTCGACGAAAGCGTTTGCCACAATGGCGTCTGTCTGACCGTTGAAAATGTCGACTTTGCAACAAGGCTCTATCAGGCGACTGCAATTGAAGAGACCCTGCAACGCAGCATGCTGGGCGATCTGAAAATTGGCGATCGCTTGAATCTGGAGCGTTCGCTGCGCGTCGATGCCCGGCTGGACGGGCATTTTGTGCAGGGGCATGTGGACGCTGTCGGCGTTGTGCGCCAGGTTGCAGATCGTCGCGGTAGTTTTGAGATCTGGATCGAGTATCCGCGACAATATCAGGAGCTGGTCGTAGAAAAGGGCTCGATTGCGATCAACGGCGTCAGTCTAACTATCGCCCATCTGGACGATGACGAAGCGCGACTGGCGGTCGACATTATCCCGCACACCTGGCAGAAAACCAACGCTGCTTCGTGGCAAGCGGGGCGTAGAGTTAATCTGGAGTTTGACGTACTGGGGAAGTATGCAGCCCGCCAGATTCGCGTAGCATCAGCTCGCGTCTGA
- a CDS encoding SRPBCC domain-containing protein — MPAARKPKNPTGPIDAALRVTSTPQQVFRMLTSQNELRRWWAPRVIMSRNQVCQEDDRLVEMKLMQADKNRLVRYSWRGVDWPPEAPPTTITFQINDLGASRRQTGEGLMLEITHDGWSDAGERDRMERIWKNALPTLESLLQGKDVRPWWEADSARGSFKLVRLTSLKSFVEKIEPDNRDRMDRRTISNMIWKVCIGLDGLGSWYLKDNEKEFELRYAGRKVFGVSMFGALTLHWKELEKLVTVELPDFAQRLAAEQDIDVHPEKSADKVPASALKPELWIHWVQDLVRSAREKG; from the coding sequence ATGCCCGCAGCCAGGAAGCCCAAAAACCCCACCGGACCCATCGATGCCGCTTTGCGAGTGACTTCTACTCCGCAACAAGTCTTCCGCATGCTCACATCGCAGAACGAACTGCGCCGCTGGTGGGCGCCGCGAGTCATCATGTCACGCAATCAGGTCTGCCAGGAAGATGATCGCCTGGTGGAAATGAAGCTGATGCAGGCCGACAAGAATCGTCTGGTCCGCTACAGCTGGCGCGGCGTGGACTGGCCGCCGGAGGCGCCGCCGACAACAATCACCTTTCAGATCAATGACCTGGGCGCCTCGCGTCGCCAGACCGGCGAAGGTCTGATGCTGGAGATTACACACGATGGCTGGAGCGACGCCGGCGAGCGCGATCGCATGGAGCGCATCTGGAAAAACGCGCTGCCGACGCTGGAATCGCTGCTGCAGGGAAAAGATGTCCGCCCATGGTGGGAAGCGGACAGCGCGCGCGGCTCTTTCAAACTGGTGCGGCTGACCTCGCTCAAATCCTTCGTAGAAAAGATTGAGCCGGACAATCGCGATCGTATGGACCGGCGAACGATTTCCAATATGATCTGGAAGGTTTGCATTGGACTGGATGGACTGGGCAGTTGGTACCTCAAAGACAATGAAAAGGAGTTCGAGCTGCGCTATGCCGGACGCAAGGTTTTTGGCGTGAGCATGTTTGGCGCCCTAACCCTGCACTGGAAAGAGCTGGAAAAGTTGGTCACCGTAGAACTGCCGGATTTCGCCCAGCGCCTGGCCGCCGAACAGGATATCGATGTTCATCCAGAGAAAAGCGCCGACAAGGTGCCCGCATCTGCTTTGAAGCCGGAACTCTGGATCCACTGGGTCCAGGACCTGGTGCGCTCGGCGCGGGAGAAGGGATGA
- a CDS encoding Hsp33 family molecular chaperone HslO: protein MKAETQGAKLDPSQNFFTIGLIPDLDFRFILARNSSVCREVGQRLQASPQATALLGEAMLGAFFLCTHSAKQSNTVSLHLECEGPLHRLIAFSDREGGMRATLARPDVRWTGALHTGHGPGVLRVNRWLEGARPVYSSAVEMRGQDLDRNLEEYCGRSDQIQTFLRMESEFEDAELRHVSGYMFQALPGARADQIDAALDMLAERTAGALATAALAGDDFGGRNRPLDGMKHPISILRSGAFHSYCDCSRQKVESMLLALGREEIESTLAEHPEVEVFCEFCRRRFAFSPDQARRLFESA from the coding sequence GTGAAAGCGGAAACGCAAGGCGCCAAACTGGATCCGTCGCAGAACTTCTTTACGATCGGGTTGATTCCGGATCTGGACTTCCGCTTTATCCTGGCGCGTAATTCGTCGGTCTGTCGCGAAGTAGGCCAGCGGCTGCAGGCCAGTCCGCAGGCCACGGCGCTGCTGGGCGAGGCGATGCTGGGGGCCTTCTTTCTGTGTACCCACAGCGCCAAACAGAGTAACACGGTGAGTCTGCATCTGGAGTGCGAGGGGCCCTTGCATCGCCTGATCGCTTTCAGCGACCGCGAGGGCGGCATGCGCGCCACGCTGGCGAGGCCCGATGTGCGCTGGACGGGCGCGCTGCACACGGGCCACGGTCCAGGCGTGCTGCGCGTCAACCGCTGGCTGGAGGGCGCCCGTCCGGTCTACAGTTCGGCGGTGGAAATGCGCGGGCAGGATCTGGATCGCAACCTCGAGGAGTATTGCGGACGTTCCGATCAAATCCAGACCTTTCTGCGAATGGAATCGGAGTTCGAGGACGCCGAGCTTCGGCATGTTTCTGGCTACATGTTTCAGGCGCTGCCAGGCGCCCGCGCCGACCAGATCGATGCAGCACTGGACATGCTTGCCGAGCGCACGGCGGGCGCACTGGCAACAGCCGCGCTGGCCGGCGACGATTTTGGCGGCCGCAACCGGCCGCTGGACGGAATGAAGCATCCGATCAGTATTTTGCGCAGCGGCGCATTCCATTCCTACTGCGATTGCAGTCGGCAAAAGGTGGAATCGATGCTTTTGGCCCTTGGCCGCGAGGAGATCGAGTCGACGCTGGCAGAGCATCCTGAGGTGGAGGTATTTTGCGAATTCTGTCGTCGACGCTTTGCCTTCAGTCCGGATCAGGCGCGGCGTCTGTTTGAGTCCGCCTGA
- a CDS encoding ABC transporter ATP-binding protein, with translation MNEESAIIVARGVARRYGQMAALSGVDLQIAEGEFVALMGESGSGKTTLLNLIAGLDRCDDGLLRVAGEEPASYNAAQLASFRRRVSAVVFQDSGLLPALSAEQNASLPLRLRGERPQRARLLQLFARVGLAGKEARLPEELSGGEQQRVAIVRALALHPRILAADEPTGALDSSNARAALTLLQQLNRELGLTIVMATHSDRAAAVADRILRLSDGRIVA, from the coding sequence ATGAATGAGGAATCTGCAATCATTGTGGCGCGCGGCGTGGCCCGACGCTACGGCCAAATGGCAGCGCTCAGCGGCGTCGACTTGCAGATTGCGGAGGGCGAATTTGTAGCCTTGATGGGCGAATCGGGCAGCGGCAAGACTACCTTGCTCAATCTGATCGCCGGTCTGGATCGCTGTGACGACGGCTTGTTGCGCGTGGCCGGCGAAGAACCGGCAAGCTACAACGCCGCACAGCTTGCTTCCTTTCGGCGTCGCGTCAGCGCCGTTGTGTTTCAAGATTCAGGACTGCTGCCGGCGCTGAGCGCCGAACAAAACGCCAGCCTGCCATTGCGCTTGCGCGGCGAAAGGCCGCAACGCGCCCGGTTACTCCAACTTTTCGCGCGCGTCGGTCTGGCCGGCAAAGAAGCCCGGTTGCCCGAGGAACTCTCTGGCGGCGAACAACAGCGCGTTGCAATTGTACGCGCATTGGCGCTGCACCCGCGCATCCTTGCCGCCGATGAGCCCACCGGCGCACTGGACAGCTCCAACGCCCGCGCTGCGCTTACATTGCTGCAGCAATTGAATCGCGAGCTTGGATTGACCATCGTCATGGCTACTCATTCCGATCGCGCCGCCGCCGTCGCCGACCGTATCCTGCGTTTGAGCGACGGCAGGATTGTAGCATGA
- a CDS encoding ABC transporter permease, giving the protein MMLAVRWQALYAALESYSLVYYRKRPLRLLLCIAGVAIGSAAAGSIRLVNERILDGFQNSISSVAGRSTLRMTRPGGFAPAELERLRPLWRWASWSPYLHRRVVVNGGLYELYGLDFWNAELRRFQLASLADGAEAEATGPILGLSVPEDSPLLAAPSPLRLQIDGQSVALPIAARIRAMDGFLPPRQTIFADLGQLTPGAQRVDGAEFAAAPGTELQLRAELHRLFPQAAISSVAERKADGEEMLSAFRMNLSALALVSLAVSAFLVYNTVSLAALERRAALGQLFAMGASPRLLETTVLLEGALLGAAGALPGALLAALLGDLALEQSSAAIESVFRLSLGRSDWRSLAVLPGVVLLSIFFAALAAWFPARECSRTAAALARKSDRSQLQLVSTGPSLTLAALLLLAVGFCAWFSLRLNSPAIAMAAVAALLVAALALAAPLTRLAAMLCASGSAPAQLAAASLLQHQMRAAIAAAALAIALGVAGAVAVMVHSFRYTVDRWLQTAIAADIYVKAEAPPDALAGQIPAAAIDALRASAALQEVLTIRSTTLDYRGQSILLAADELELAVRRGVFTFAEGDANAALQAAQSDGAIVSESFATRTGKGPGDQLELFGRPIRIAAVYRSYSSERGVVLIDLSLYRQLFGERAAAAADGAALFLRPGVDAAAALQSVRAAVAGYALTFNYSAEVRRRALRIFDRTFALTRLLQWIAALVAALSLFSTLSGVAIERRRDFALLDALGARWRMLAAAVLLEALAIVLSALALAAPICAALSWLLIAVVNKVSFGWTIDASIPWSELLWTALLTLLLAALAAIAPVRLSLGAGASSKRLW; this is encoded by the coding sequence ATGATGCTTGCGGTCCGCTGGCAGGCCTTGTACGCCGCGCTGGAAAGCTATAGCCTTGTTTATTATAGAAAGCGGCCGCTGCGTCTGTTGTTATGCATAGCGGGCGTTGCCATAGGCAGCGCCGCCGCTGGTTCCATCCGACTGGTCAATGAGCGCATACTGGACGGATTTCAAAACTCGATCAGCAGCGTTGCCGGGCGTTCGACATTGCGGATGACCCGTCCAGGCGGATTTGCCCCCGCGGAACTGGAACGCCTTCGACCGCTCTGGAGATGGGCCAGCTGGTCGCCCTATCTGCATCGCCGCGTTGTCGTCAACGGCGGCCTGTATGAACTCTATGGACTGGACTTCTGGAATGCAGAGCTGCGACGGTTTCAGCTGGCATCGCTTGCCGACGGCGCTGAGGCAGAAGCAACGGGACCGATCCTCGGGCTTTCTGTCCCCGAAGACTCGCCGCTGCTTGCCGCGCCGTCGCCGCTTCGTTTGCAGATCGATGGGCAAAGCGTCGCGTTGCCCATCGCGGCGCGCATCCGGGCCATGGATGGATTCTTGCCGCCGCGACAGACAATTTTTGCGGATCTTGGTCAGCTGACGCCTGGCGCGCAACGCGTTGATGGCGCAGAATTTGCCGCAGCGCCCGGAACAGAGCTGCAGCTGCGCGCGGAGCTGCATCGACTGTTCCCGCAGGCCGCCATTTCCAGCGTCGCCGAGCGCAAGGCCGACGGGGAGGAGATGCTCTCTGCCTTCCGCATGAACCTCAGCGCCCTGGCGCTGGTATCGCTGGCAGTAAGCGCTTTTCTGGTCTACAATACGGTCAGTCTGGCCGCGCTGGAGCGGCGCGCGGCGCTGGGACAACTTTTTGCAATGGGCGCTTCGCCGCGCCTGCTGGAAACAACCGTCCTGCTGGAAGGGGCCTTGCTGGGAGCGGCCGGCGCCTTGCCAGGGGCGCTGCTGGCAGCGCTGCTGGGCGATCTGGCGCTGGAACAAAGCTCGGCCGCCATCGAAAGCGTCTTTCGATTGAGCCTGGGGCGCAGCGATTGGCGCAGCCTGGCTGTATTGCCCGGAGTTGTACTGCTTTCCATTTTCTTTGCGGCGCTGGCCGCCTGGTTTCCGGCGCGCGAATGCTCGCGGACGGCGGCGGCGCTGGCGCGCAAAAGCGACCGCAGTCAATTGCAACTGGTATCGACCGGTCCCTCGCTGACTCTTGCGGCGCTGCTGCTGCTTGCCGTCGGTTTCTGCGCCTGGTTTTCCTTGCGATTGAATTCGCCAGCAATCGCTATGGCCGCTGTTGCTGCGCTGCTTGTCGCCGCGCTCGCCCTCGCAGCGCCGCTTACCCGCCTGGCTGCAATGCTTTGCGCTTCCGGCAGTGCGCCAGCGCAGCTGGCGGCGGCTTCGCTGCTGCAGCATCAGATGCGCGCCGCCATCGCTGCCGCTGCGCTGGCCATTGCACTGGGCGTAGCAGGCGCTGTTGCCGTGATGGTTCATTCCTTTCGCTACACTGTGGACCGCTGGCTGCAAACGGCAATTGCCGCCGACATCTATGTCAAAGCGGAGGCGCCTCCCGATGCGCTTGCCGGCCAGATTCCAGCCGCCGCCATTGACGCCCTGCGCGCCAGCGCCGCGCTGCAAGAGGTGCTGACCATTCGCAGTACGACTCTGGACTACCGCGGGCAAAGCATCCTTCTGGCCGCCGACGAGCTGGAACTGGCCGTTCGTCGCGGCGTCTTCACCTTTGCCGAAGGCGACGCCAATGCTGCACTGCAGGCTGCACAAAGCGACGGCGCCATCGTCAGTGAAAGCTTTGCTACGCGTACTGGCAAAGGTCCCGGCGATCAGCTGGAGCTCTTTGGTCGGCCAATTCGCATCGCCGCCGTCTATCGCAGCTACTCTTCGGAACGCGGCGTTGTTCTGATCGATCTGAGTCTCTATCGCCAGTTGTTTGGCGAGCGGGCGGCGGCCGCCGCCGACGGCGCAGCGCTGTTTCTGCGACCGGGCGTCGATGCAGCCGCGGCGCTGCAGTCGGTTCGCGCCGCCGTCGCTGGATATGCTTTAACATTTAACTATTCGGCGGAAGTGCGTCGACGGGCCCTGCGCATTTTCGATCGAACCTTTGCCCTGACGCGCCTCTTGCAGTGGATTGCCGCCCTGGTCGCCGCCCTGTCTTTGTTCAGCACGCTGAGCGGCGTGGCCATTGAACGAAGGCGCGACTTTGCCCTGCTCGATGCACTGGGCGCTCGCTGGCGCATGCTTGCCGCAGCAGTGTTACTGGAGGCGCTGGCCATCGTCCTTTCGGCTCTGGCCCTGGCGGCGCCAATCTGCGCGGCGCTCAGCTGGCTCTTGATCGCCGTAGTCAATAAGGTCTCCTTTGGCTGGACGATTGACGCATCCATACCGTGGAGCGAGCTGCTGTGGACGGCCCTGCTTACGCTCTTGCTGGCGGCTCTGGCGGCCATCGCTCCCGTACGACTGAGTCTTGGCGCCGGCGCCAGCAGCAAGAGGCTCTGGTGA
- a CDS encoding glycosyltransferase family 39 protein — MAAIRTLGIRRCLLPALLALAYFLMQYGANAFHGFGYFVDELYYLACAARPAAGYVDHPPLSILLLTITTGLLGDSLVAIRFIPAAAGAGAVFVTGMIARRLGGGPSAVLLSGLAVMGAPVLLVLFGFYSMNSLEVLIWNAIVWIVIVLLQEEKPKLWIAVGILGGLGVENKHTFGVFIGALLIGLALSGQLYRLRSPYPWIGGLAALLLLIPNLVWQQTHGWASIEFYRNATLLKNLQAPPWKVLFDQILAANPGSLALWCGGLFFFLRRPETRKLRAFGWLFLLLLAGLIATQSSRPDRIAAAYPALFAGGACFFERIGRRWIMPAALSVVLLTGIVFLPAGLPILPPAALARYAAAIGVIPQIERGQAAALPQWFANRFDWDVMYESVKGAYDALPDDERKEAVVLGAFYGHAGALERFGRGSIPVISGHNSYHTWGYGNASGQIVIAVGFRKEDLLTEFEEVKQVGSYSRRYSVDANVPIYLCRRLKSPLPEAWKRLRFFV; from the coding sequence GTGGCAGCAATACGAACGCTTGGAATCCGGAGATGTTTGCTTCCGGCGCTCCTTGCCCTCGCCTACTTCCTTATGCAGTACGGCGCCAACGCCTTTCACGGATTTGGTTATTTCGTCGACGAGTTGTACTATCTCGCCTGTGCCGCTCGGCCCGCAGCGGGATACGTAGACCATCCGCCGCTGTCGATCCTCCTGCTCACAATAACCACAGGTCTCCTTGGCGATTCACTTGTGGCGATCCGCTTCATTCCTGCTGCTGCGGGTGCGGGGGCGGTGTTCGTCACTGGAATGATTGCCAGAAGGCTTGGCGGAGGACCCTCGGCTGTACTGCTTTCCGGTCTGGCGGTTATGGGCGCCCCTGTGCTTCTCGTCCTTTTTGGCTTCTACTCGATGAACAGCCTGGAGGTTCTTATTTGGAATGCAATAGTTTGGATCGTTATTGTTCTTCTCCAGGAGGAGAAACCGAAGCTATGGATCGCGGTTGGCATTCTCGGGGGGCTTGGCGTTGAAAACAAGCACACCTTTGGCGTGTTCATCGGCGCCCTGCTGATTGGGCTTGCGCTCTCAGGGCAGCTTTACCGCTTGCGCAGTCCCTATCCCTGGATCGGCGGCCTTGCCGCCCTGCTTCTTCTGATTCCGAACCTGGTCTGGCAACAGACTCATGGTTGGGCATCGATTGAATTCTACCGCAACGCTACTCTTCTGAAGAATCTGCAGGCGCCGCCATGGAAAGTTCTTTTTGACCAGATACTGGCTGCAAATCCAGGATCGCTTGCACTTTGGTGTGGCGGCCTCTTTTTCTTTCTGCGGAGGCCGGAAACAAGAAAGTTGAGAGCCTTCGGCTGGCTGTTCCTCCTGCTGCTGGCCGGTCTTATCGCGACGCAGTCCAGCAGACCTGACCGCATTGCGGCAGCCTATCCCGCGCTCTTTGCGGGCGGCGCCTGCTTTTTCGAGCGGATCGGGCGGCGCTGGATTATGCCTGCAGCGCTGTCAGTGGTCCTCTTAACCGGCATTGTCTTTCTGCCCGCCGGCCTGCCGATCCTTCCACCCGCCGCGCTGGCTCGATATGCTGCTGCGATCGGGGTCATTCCTCAAATCGAAAGAGGCCAGGCTGCCGCTTTGCCACAGTGGTTCGCCAATCGCTTCGACTGGGACGTAATGTATGAATCCGTCAAGGGGGCCTACGACGCACTGCCAGACGATGAGCGCAAGGAAGCGGTAGTACTTGGCGCCTTTTACGGTCACGCCGGCGCCCTGGAGCGTTTCGGTCGAGGCTCGATCCCGGTCATCAGCGGTCACAACAGCTACCACACGTGGGGCTACGGCAACGCCAGCGGACAGATTGTAATCGCCGTTGGCTTTCGGAAGGAGGATCTACTGACGGAGTTTGAAGAAGTCAAACAAGTTGGCAGCTACTCACGACGATACTCGGTAGATGCCAATGTTCCGATCTACCTGTGCCGTCGCCTGAAATCCCCGCTTCCAGAGGCCTGGAAACGTTTGCGTTTCTTCGTCTAG